The DNA sequence AGCTGGAGCGCGCGATCCTGGTCGGCGACCCGGCGCTGGATCCACCGGCCACCGCGCCTCAGGTCCGGCAGGCGGCCCCCGCCGCGGTCGTCCCGGCGCAGCTGCCCTTCGACGTGCCCAGCTTCACCGGCCGGGAGCGGGAGCTGGCCGCGCTGGGCCGGGTCGGCCGCCCCGGCGTCACCGTGATCACCGGGCAGGCCGGGGCGGGCAAGACCGCGCTGGCCGCGCACTGGGCCCACCAGGTCCGCGACAGCTTCCCCGACGGGCAGCTCTACGCCGACCTGCGCGGCTTCGACCCGTCCACCGAACCGCTGACGCCGCTGGAGGTGCTGGCCCGGTTCCTGCGCGGGCTCGGGGTCGGCGCCCAGCGGGTGCCCGCCGACACCGACGAGGCGTCGGCGCTGCTGCGCTCGCTGCTGGCGGGCCGCCGGGTGCTGCTGGTGCTGGACAACGCGCGCGACGCGGCGCAGGTGCGCCCGCTGCTGCCGGGCAGCGGCGAGTGCGCCGTGATCGTCACCAGCCGCCGCCCGCTGGTGACCCTCGACGCCCAGCGGATCGAGATCGGGGGCATGCCGCCCGACGAGGCCGTCCGCCTGCTCACGCAGTACGCCGGGGACCGGGCGGTGTGGGATCCGGCCGCCGCGCACGAGGTGCTGCGCTACTGCGACCACCTGCCGCTGGCGATCCGGGTCACCGGCGCGCGGCTGCTGGCCGACCCCGAGCTCAGCCTCGCCGGGCTGGCCGCCCGCCTGGCCGACGAGCGGTCCCGGCTGGACCTGCTGGAGGTCGACGACCTCGCCGTGCGGGCCAGTTTCGGCGCCGGCTACCAGGCGCTCGATCCGGCCGCGGCGGCCGCGTTCGGGCTGCTGGGACTGCTGCGGGTGTACAGCTTCGACACCGCCGTCGCGGCCGCGCTGTGGGACGTGCCGGTCCGGGCCGCCGAGCCGACCCTGGACCGCCTGGTCTCCGCCCGCCTGATCGAGCGGGGCGGCGACCGATTCCGCCTGCACGACCTGATGCGGCTGTTCGCGATGGAGCACGCCGCCGCACAGGGCGACACGGCGGCCGCCCTGGAGCGCACCGCGGTCTGCTACCTGGGCGCGGCGCGCCGCGGCACCCAGCTGCTGCGGCCCGGCCAGTTGCTGGTCGGCGCCGAGGATCTCGCCGACCCGCGCTACGCCGAGCTGGTCGTGCTGCCCGACGTGGCCGCGGCCCGGAGCTGGTTCGAGACGGAGCGGGCCAACCTGGTCGCCTTCGCCGAACAGGCGGTCGACGCACCCGATCCGCTGTGCCGGTTCGCGCTGCAGCTGCAGTCGACGATGACGATGTTCCTGGCCAGCGCGGGCCACCTCGCCGACTGGCAGCACCTGTGCGAGCTGTCGGCCCGGGTGGCCGACCGGCTGGGCGACCCGGCGTCCGAGGCCGTCGCGGTGATGAACCTGGGCGCGATCGCGCAGCGCCAGGGCCGGGCGGCCGACGCGGTCCTCCTGCTGGGCCGGGCGCTGGAGCTGAGCCGGATCGCGCAGCGGCCGAGCACGCAGGCGGCGGTGCTGTCCTACCTGGCCTCGACGTACACGGATCTGGGCGAGCCGGACCGGTCCGCGGCCTGCCACCGGCGGGCGATCGAGCTGCGCCGGGCCGTCGGCGATCACAAGAGCACCGCGCACGCGCTGGCCAACGCGGCGTACCACTTCATCGCCCAGCGCGAGCTCGACGAGGCGCAGGGCTACCTGGCCGAGGCATTGGAGATCAAATACGCCGAGCAGGACCTGCTCAGCGCGGGGGTCACCGAGGTGCAGCTGGCCGGGGTGCTGCTGGCGCAGGGGCGGCACGCCGAGGCGGTCCGCAGCGCCGACACCGGGCTGGACCTGTGCCGCCAGTACGGCGACCGGTACAACGAGTGGGTCGCGCTGCTGTTCCGCTCGGTGGCGCACCGCTGGCTGGGCGAGACCCGGCGCAGCCGCGACGACGCCGCGGCCTGCCTGGCGGTGTGCGAGGCGCTGCGGCAGGTCCCCGCCCGCAACCTGGCCGCCGGGCTGCTCGGTCGGCCCCCGGTCACCGAGGACGACACCGGCGACCCGGTCCCGGTCTGGCTGACGATCATCCTGGAACGGGCGGGCCTGCCCGCAGCACCGGCGGCGTGACCACGCCCGTCAACCCCCTGCCCGCCGGACGCGGGAAAGCAGGAGCCCGAGCAGCGGAAACACGGCGAGGACGCCCACCAGCCACCACATCCGGCCGAGACCGGGGGCCGAGCCGTACGCGATCCCGGCGGTCGCCGACATCGCTCCGTATCCGGCGAACATCCAGGCCACCCCGGCCGAGTCCGGCCGGCCCACCGCCGACCGCCAGGACACCGCCGCCACGGCCAGGGCGGTGACCATCCCGGCGCCCACGAGCGGCAGCGCGGCCAGGCTGTCGTAGCCCAGGCTCGCGGCCAGGCCGGGATCGGCAAGCGCGGTGGACTGCGGCGCGATCCAGGCGCCCAGCAGGAGACCGGCACCGAAGCAGGCGGCCAGCTGACCGAGCCACGACAGGGCCGGCCGCAGCGGGCCGTGCGCGACCGCGCGCCAGATGCCGACCGCCAGCCCGGCACCGACCGGGGCCAGCACGATCAGCGCCAACGGGACATACGCCGGGCGGACCGACACCGCGTCCCAGCCGATCACCCGGTGCTGGAACGCCCAGACCTGCAAAATCCAGCTGCCCCGATCGACCAGCATGGGCACGGCCAGGGCGGCGAGCAGCCCGAAGGCCGCGGCACCGGCCCGGCCGAACTCGGGCGGGCGACGCTGTCCGGCGACGACGGCGACCCGGTCGGGGCCCCGTGGATGCACGGCGGCCAGCCAGCCGGGCGACCGCCGTCCGGTATCGCCGCCGAGGAGCCGGGCGAGGGCAGCCGCGCCCTCGGGCGTGCGGGCGGCGTAGGCGTCAGCGTGGTACTCACGGGTGCGCAGCACGCCGTTGCGGGCGAGAAACGCCGCCAGCACCATGAAGACCAGGTAGCGGACGGCCGGGGGGAAGGGCTCGTCCTCATTGCCGAGGTTCTCCCGGAACCAGACCGCCGCGACCAGCAGCATCGCCACGGCCGTCCGCCACAGCGCGACGGCCAGGTAGGAGACGTCGAGGTCGCGGTTGCGTACGTGCCCCAGCTCGTGTTCCACCACGGCGGCGAACCCGGCCCGGTCCCGCTTGAACAGCACCAGCAGGCCGCTCTTGAGTTCGATGTAGCGCCTGCCCGCGTGTCCGAACGCGACCCCGCTGACGCGCTCGTCCAGCGGGTTGACCAGGTATCTCACCGAGACTCCGGCACCTTCGGCGAGCTGCTCGACAGTACGCAGCAGCTCGGCCGGCTGCCCTGCCCGGTCCAGCCGGACCAGCCCGCGACGGCGGATCCGCCACGTCGGCAGCAGCCAGTAGACCGCCAGGGCCCCGCCGAACAGGACCGCCAGCGCGACGGCGCTCTGCGTGCCCGGCGGCGCCACCTGCGCGACAGGGCACTGCGAAGCGACTCTGCTGTTGTACTCAGCCCCGTCCTCGGCGGTGAACTCGTCCGCCCAGTGGAAGGTCAGCGGCGCGGTGGGGAACTGGGCGGCCAGCGGGTTGTACCGCTCGTCCCAGAGCGCCGCACCCACCTGCTGGGAGCAGAGGTAGTCGATGCCCAGCTCCAGCCGCTGCTGCGGCGTCTGCCATACATCGCCCGCGGCCATGGCCGCCACGGACAGCGCGGCCGTCAGCACCAGGAACCACAGCGTGGTGCTGGACAGGCCCGCCCGCTGCGCGTGCTCGCCGCCCGGCCGCCTCACCGGGACGCGGCCTGCTCGCCCGCCGCGTCGCCGCCGGTGATGGCGGTGGCGGTGGCGGTCTGTAGCGCCAGGTGGGCGAGGAGCGCGTTGATGACGGGTTCCCGGTCGGGCGAATCGGCGAGCACAGCGGTGAGCGCGTCGCGGACGTCGCGCAGGTCCTCGGGCCGCCAGCGCGCGGTGGCGACCGGCGACGGGGCCTTCGGCCGCCGCCGCAGCCGGTCGACGAGCCGGTCGAGTGCGGTCGACGCCTTGCGCTCGGCCGCGTCGGCCACCCGCGACAGCAGCAGTTCCACGGCGGTCTTCGCCGCCACCAGCGCCACCGAGGTCACCAGGGCCAGGACCTCGGTGCCGCCCAGCGAGAGCGGATCGCGCCCGGAGGCCCTCCGGCCCCGTAGGAACGCCCTGCTGCGCTGATCGAACAGGGCGAGCTCGTCGGAAGCCACCTCCCCGACCACACCGCGGGCCAGGTCGACGATCAGCTGCCGGTCGGCCGCGGTGAGCTGGCCGTCACCGTGCGATGTGGTCTCGATCACGCTTCGAGTATGGGACTGCCTGACAAATGCTCAGCTATCAGGAAGGCGACAACAAGAACGGCACCCGGCGCGCTGCCGGGTGCCGTCATCGCGTCGCGGTCTGGTCAGGCGGTGCCGACGGCGGCGACGGTGCCGTCAGGAGTCGCGAGGTAGACCGGGATGCCGCCGGTGACGTCGCTGACCGCGGCCAGGTCGCCCGGGTCCACCTTGGACGCCTCGGTGACGACCAGGGCCGCCTCCAGCGCGGTCGCGCCCGCCGCGACCGCCGAGGCGACCGCCAGGTGCAGTGCCGAGATCGACAGCGACGGCAGCCGCACACTCACCCCGGTGTACGTGCGCCCGTCGCCGTCGCGCACGGCGGCGCCCTCGATCGCGTTGATGCGGGCCCGCGCCGAGCGCGCCATGGTCAGCAGCTTGCGATCCTCGGCCGACAGGGTCTCGGCGGTGACGGACTTCTCAGACATCGGCCAGGTGCCTTTCGTGGGGTACGGCGTCGTCCGCGGGCTCCTCCCGCGTCACCAGTACGGTATCGATGTGGTTGCGCCGCCCGGTGGTGCCCTCGGCCACCAGCGTCAGGCCGCCCACCGAGACGTGGGCGCCCGGGATCGGCACCCGGCCCAGCGCCTGGGCCAGCAGGCCGGCCACGGTCTCCACCTCGTCGGCGGGCAGGTCCACGTCGAACAGCTCGCCCAGGTCCTCGATCGGCAGGCGGCCGGTGACCCGGACCGCGCCGTCGGCCAGGCGCTCCACCGGCGGCCGCTCGACGTCGTACTCGTCGGTGATCTCGCCGACGATCTCCTCGAGGATGTCCTCGATGGTGATCAGGCCGGCGGTGCCGCCGTACTCGTCGATGACGATGGCGAGGTGGGTGCGCGCGGCCTGCATCTCCGACAGCAGGTCGTCGACCGGCTTGAACTCGGGCACGAACGAGGCGACCCGCATCAGCTGCTCGACCGGCTCCTCGGCCTTGCCGTCCTGCACGTGCCGGGCCAGGTCCTTGAGGTACACCACGCCGAGCACGTCGTCGACGGACTCGCCGATCACCGGCACCCGGGAGAAGCCCGAGCGCAGCGCCAGCGCCAGCGCCTGCTCCACCGACTTGGACGCCTCGACCCACACCATCTCGGTACGGGGCACCATGACCTCGCGGGTGATGGTGTCGCCCAGCGCGAAGACCGAATGGATCATCTCGCGCTCGCCGTGCTCCACCACGCCCCGCTGCTCGGCCAGGTCGACGAGCTCGCGCAGCTCGACCTGCGTGGTGGCGAACGGGCCCTCGCGGAAGCCCTTGCCCGGGGTGACCGCGTTGCCGACGACGATGAGCAGGCTCGCCAGCGGGCCGAGCACCCGGGTCAGCCAGCGCAGCACCGGCGCGGCGAACCGGCCGACCTCGTACGGGTGCTGCCGCCCGATGGTGCGCGGGGTGACCCCGACGACGACGAAGCTGATCAGCGTCATCGCCCCGGCGGTCACCAGCGCGGCGGTCCAGCCGGGGCCGAAGGTGTCCACGGCGACCAGGGCCACCAGCGTCGTGGCGGTCAGCTCCGACAGCAGCCGCAGCAGCAGGAGCAGGTTGATGTGGCGCACCGCGTCGGCCGCCACCGCCTGGAGCGCGGCCGCGCCGCGCACGCCCTCGCGGGCCAGTTCGGCGGCGCGGGCCGGGGAGACCACGGCCAGCGCCGACTCGGTCATCGCGAACAGTCCGGCGAGCACGACCAGGCCCGCCGCCGACCACAGCAGCGGCATGTCGGGCAGGCCGCCCAACTGGCTGGTCACTTGCTGCTCGCCCCGCTGCGCGCCTGCCAGCTGTCCAGCAGCTTGCCCTGGAGCGCGAACATCTCGCGTTCCTCCTCCGGCTCGGCGTGGTCGTAGCCGAGCAGGTGCAGCACACCGTGGATGGTGAGCATGCTCAGCTCGTCGGCGGTGCCGTAGTCGCCGTGCAGGCCCGCCGGTCCCCCGGCGGGGACCTCCGGCTCGGGTGCGTCCTCGCGGCGCATCCGCGGGTCCGGACTGCCGTAGCGCGCGGCCTGCGCCGCGGCGACCTCGGGGCAGAGCACGAGGTCGCCGAGCAGCGCGGGCTGCCCGCCGGAAGCCTCCGACGGGCCGTGGTCGATCGTGTCCTCGTCCATCGGGAACGCGAGCACGTCGGTCGGGCCTTCCTTGCCCATCCAGCGGTGGTTCAGCTCGGCCATGTAGTCCGAGTCGACCAGCAGCACCGACAGCTCAGCCAGCGGGTTAACACCCATCTGGGCCAGCGCGTGCCGGGCCACGGCCACGATGTTGTCGGCGTCGACGTCATACCCGGACTCGTTGGCGATCTCGATAGACACGTTCCATCCCTCGGTTCAGCGGCGGCGCCCCGCACCGCGGCGCGGCACGGAATGCACGTTCGCAGGCAGCGTCTCACGCTGCTGGATCTCGTCCCACTTGGCGTAGGCGTCAACGATCTCGCCCACCAGGCGGTGGCGCACCACGTCCGAGCTCGACAGCCGGGAGAAGTGCACGTCCTCCAGGCCGTCCAGGATCTCCTGGACCACCCGCAGGCCGCTGCGCTGGTCGCCGGGCAGGTCGATCTGCGTCACGTCGCCGGTGACCACGACCTTGGAGTTGAAGCCGAGGCGGGTCAGGAACATCTTCATCTGCTCGGGCGTGGTGTTCTGGGCCTCGTCCAGGATGATGAAGGCGTCGTTGAGCGTCCGGCCGCGCATGTACGCCAGCGGAGCCACCTCGATCGTGCCCTGCGTCATCAGCCGCGGGATCGCCTCGGGGTCCATCATGTCGTGCAGCGCGTCGTAGAGCGGGCGCAGGTACGGGTCGATCTTCTCGTTGAGCGTGCCGGGCAGGAAGCCCAGCCGCTCGCCCGCCTCGACCGCCGGCCGGGTCAGGATGATCCGGGTGACCTGCTTGGCCTGCAGGGCCTGGACCGCCTTGGCCATGGCCAGGTAGGTCTTGCCGGTGCCGGCGGGCCCGATGCCGAAGA is a window from the Catellatospora sp. TT07R-123 genome containing:
- a CDS encoding cytidine deaminase, with product MSEKSVTAETLSAEDRKLLTMARSARARINAIEGAAVRDGDGRTYTGVSVRLPSLSISALHLAVASAVAAGATALEAALVVTEASKVDPGDLAAVSDVTGGIPVYLATPDGTVAAVGTA
- the ybeY gene encoding rRNA maturation RNase YbeY, translated to MSIEIANESGYDVDADNIVAVARHALAQMGVNPLAELSVLLVDSDYMAELNHRWMGKEGPTDVLAFPMDEDTIDHGPSEASGGQPALLGDLVLCPEVAAAQAARYGSPDPRMRREDAPEPEVPAGGPAGLHGDYGTADELSMLTIHGVLHLLGYDHAEPEEEREMFALQGKLLDSWQARSGASSK
- a CDS encoding AfsR/SARP family transcriptional regulator, which codes for MRYRVLGPVELTADDVAVPLPQPRHRAILGFLVLHAERVVTRDQLIEALWGGAEPSTAASQIHVAVSHLRGALRRHGLSEVIATRPGGYALAAPVQETDAGVFAAELSAAREAQRRGEPREAVRRADRALALWRGEALAGVTAAYAPSARQHLHEQQLAAQELRADAELDLGRHDVLVPVLTGLVEAHPLRERLVTQLMLALYRAGRRADATAVARRMRALLAEGQGLDPGARFVELERAILVGDPALDPPATAPQVRQAAPAAVVPAQLPFDVPSFTGRERELAALGRVGRPGVTVITGQAGAGKTALAAHWAHQVRDSFPDGQLYADLRGFDPSTEPLTPLEVLARFLRGLGVGAQRVPADTDEASALLRSLLAGRRVLLVLDNARDAAQVRPLLPGSGECAVIVTSRRPLVTLDAQRIEIGGMPPDEAVRLLTQYAGDRAVWDPAAAHEVLRYCDHLPLAIRVTGARLLADPELSLAGLAARLADERSRLDLLEVDDLAVRASFGAGYQALDPAAAAAFGLLGLLRVYSFDTAVAAALWDVPVRAAEPTLDRLVSARLIERGGDRFRLHDLMRLFAMEHAAAQGDTAAALERTAVCYLGAARRGTQLLRPGQLLVGAEDLADPRYAELVVLPDVAAARSWFETERANLVAFAEQAVDAPDPLCRFALQLQSTMTMFLASAGHLADWQHLCELSARVADRLGDPASEAVAVMNLGAIAQRQGRAADAVLLLGRALELSRIAQRPSTQAAVLSYLASTYTDLGEPDRSAACHRRAIELRRAVGDHKSTAHALANAAYHFIAQRELDEAQGYLAEALEIKYAEQDLLSAGVTEVQLAGVLLAQGRHAEAVRSADTGLDLCRQYGDRYNEWVALLFRSVAHRWLGETRRSRDDAAACLAVCEALRQVPARNLAAGLLGRPPVTEDDTGDPVPVWLTIILERAGLPAAPAA
- a CDS encoding M48 family metallopeptidase; this encodes MRRPGGEHAQRAGLSSTTLWFLVLTAALSVAAMAAGDVWQTPQQRLELGIDYLCSQQVGAALWDERYNPLAAQFPTAPLTFHWADEFTAEDGAEYNSRVASQCPVAQVAPPGTQSAVALAVLFGGALAVYWLLPTWRIRRRGLVRLDRAGQPAELLRTVEQLAEGAGVSVRYLVNPLDERVSGVAFGHAGRRYIELKSGLLVLFKRDRAGFAAVVEHELGHVRNRDLDVSYLAVALWRTAVAMLLVAAVWFRENLGNEDEPFPPAVRYLVFMVLAAFLARNGVLRTREYHADAYAARTPEGAAALARLLGGDTGRRSPGWLAAVHPRGPDRVAVVAGQRRPPEFGRAGAAAFGLLAALAVPMLVDRGSWILQVWAFQHRVIGWDAVSVRPAYVPLALIVLAPVGAGLAVGIWRAVAHGPLRPALSWLGQLAACFGAGLLLGAWIAPQSTALADPGLAASLGYDSLAALPLVGAGMVTALAVAAVSWRSAVGRPDSAGVAWMFAGYGAMSATAGIAYGSAPGLGRMWWLVGVLAVFPLLGLLLSRVRRAGG
- a CDS encoding hemolysin family protein, coding for MPLLWSAAGLVVLAGLFAMTESALAVVSPARAAELAREGVRGAAALQAVAADAVRHINLLLLLRLLSELTATTLVALVAVDTFGPGWTAALVTAGAMTLISFVVVGVTPRTIGRQHPYEVGRFAAPVLRWLTRVLGPLASLLIVVGNAVTPGKGFREGPFATTQVELRELVDLAEQRGVVEHGEREMIHSVFALGDTITREVMVPRTEMVWVEASKSVEQALALALRSGFSRVPVIGESVDDVLGVVYLKDLARHVQDGKAEEPVEQLMRVASFVPEFKPVDDLLSEMQAARTHLAIVIDEYGGTAGLITIEDILEEIVGEITDEYDVERPPVERLADGAVRVTGRLPIEDLGELFDVDLPADEVETVAGLLAQALGRVPIPGAHVSVGGLTLVAEGTTGRRNHIDTVLVTREEPADDAVPHERHLADV
- a CDS encoding PhoH family protein — translated: MSIASTPNAVPHAVQTKITVPDPSVMVQLLGTGDRVLRLIEKALASDIHVRGNEITITGPAAENALAERVFGELLELIEKGETLTEDAVRRTVGMLTDEGNTERPAEVLTLNILSRRGRTIRPKTLGQKKYVDAIDAHTIVFGIGPAGTGKTYLAMAKAVQALQAKQVTRIILTRPAVEAGERLGFLPGTLNEKIDPYLRPLYDALHDMMDPEAIPRLMTQGTIEVAPLAYMRGRTLNDAFIILDEAQNTTPEQMKMFLTRLGFNSKVVVTGDVTQIDLPGDQRSGLRVVQEILDGLEDVHFSRLSSSDVVRHRLVGEIVDAYAKWDEIQQRETLPANVHSVPRRGAGRRR